In a genomic window of Ipomoea triloba cultivar NCNSP0323 chromosome 3, ASM357664v1:
- the LOC116013062 gene encoding pectinesterase-like — protein sequence MARIQEYFLTLLASVLLISGDMAAGVASGETNSLSVSIIKSSCGSTRYPDLCYSSLASNPGVRSKKDVIEASLNNTIKVAQTNRANVQKLMASTTNYTKREKIALSDCLETIDQALFQLNTALQDLRLYPTKKSIVAHADDLKTLMSAAMTNQETCLDGFSHCKADHNARKPIFNGQVHVEKLCSNCLALIKNMTDTDRQNEIKASGNRKLKEVEGGGEWPEWLSAGDRRLLQSTAATPNVVVAADGSGNYRTVSEAVKNAPSKSSKRYVIRIKAGTYKENVEVPKSKTNIMFIGDGRGKTVITGNRNVIDGSTTFNSATVAVVGERFLARDITFQNTAGPSKEQAVALRVGSDLSAFYNCEMKAYQDTLYVHSNRQFYVKCLISGTVDFIFGNAAAVFQDCDIQPRRPNSGQKNMLTAQGRTDPNQNTGIVIQKCRIAASSDLKPVQKSFPTYLGRPWKEYSRTVVMQSSISDVVHLAGWHEWSGSFAVNTLFYGEHSNTGAGAATSQRVKWKGFKVISSATEAQSYTAGRFISGSNWLGSTGFPFSLGL from the exons atggcCCGCATCCAAGAGTACTTTTTAACTCTTTTGGCTTCAGTGCTGCTAATTTCCGGCGACATGGCCGCCGGAGTTGCATCCGGCGAAACAAACAGCCTCTCTGTCTCTATTATCAAGTCCTCATGTGGCAGCACTCGCTACCCAGATTTATGCTATTCTTCGCTGGCCAGCAACCCAGGAGTGAGAAGCAAGAAGGATGTGATAGAGGCGTCGTTGAACAACACCATTAAAGTTGCTCAAACAAACAGGGCCAACGTCCAAAAGCTCATGGCTTCGACAACCAACTACACCAAACGCGAAAAGATAGCGTTGAGTGATTGTTTAGAGACCATAGATCAAGCCCTCTTCCAGCTAAATACAGCTCTTCAAGATCTTCGTCTTTATCCCACCAAGAAATCTATTGTCGCCCATGCAG ATGACCTTAAAACCTTAATGAGTGCAGCGATGACGAATCAAGAAACTTGTCTGGATGGATTCTCCCACTGTAAAGCCGACCACAATGCCCGTAAACCTATCTTCAACGGACAAGTTCACGTCGAAAAACTGTGTAGCAATTGTCTGGCGTTGATCAAGAACATGACTGATACCGATAGGCAAAATGAGATTAAG GCGAGTGGAAATAGGAAGTTGAAGGAAGTGGAGGGCGGCGGCGAGTGGCCGGAGTGGTTGTCGGCCGGAGATAGGAGGCTGTTGCAATCAACGGCGGCGACCCCGAATGTGGTGGTGGCGGCGGACGGCAGCGGAAACTACCGGACGGTGTCGGAGGCGGTGAAGAACGCACCTTCAAAGAGTAGCAAGAGATATGTAATTAGGATTAAGGCAGGGACTTACAAAGAAAATGTAGAAGTTCCCAAGTCCAAGACAAACATAATGTTCATCGGTGATGGGAGGGGCAAAACCGTCATTACCGGAAATAGAAACGTCATAGATGGTAGCACAACTTTCAATTCTGCCACAGTTG CTGTAGTAGGAGAGCGATTCTTGGCTCGGGACATAACGTTCCAGAATACGGCGGGCCCATCCAAGGAACAAGCCGTGGCGCTTCGGGTTGGATCAGATCTCTCCGCATTTTACAATTGTGAAATGAAAGCCTACCAAGACACCTTATACGTCCACTCCAACCGCCAATTCTACGTCAAATGCCTAATCTCCGGCACCGTCGACTTCATCTTCGGCAACGCCGCCGCCGTCTTCCAAGACTGCGACATCCAGCCCCGCCGCCCCAACTCCGGCCAAAAGAACATGCTCACCGCCCAAGGCCGAACCGACCCGAACCAGAACACCGGGATAGTGATCCAAAAGTGCCGCATCGCCGCATCCTCCGACCTCAAGCCCGTCCAGAAGAGCTTCCCGACGTATCTTGGGCGGCCGTGGAAGGAGTACTCGAGGACCGTGGTGATGCAGTCGTCGATCAGCGACGTGGTTCATCTCGCCGGGTGGCACGAGTGGAGTGGGAGCTTTGCGGTGAACACTTTGTTCTACGGAGAGCATTCCAACACCGGCGCCGGCGCGGCGACATCGCAGAGGGTGAAATGGAAAGGGTTCAAGGTGATTAGTAGTGCTACTGAGGCTCAGAGTTATACTGCTGGACGGTTTATTTCTGGTTCCAATTGGTTGGGATCCACTGGTTTTCCCTTTTCACTTGGTTTGTAA
- the LOC116014278 gene encoding putative inactive disease susceptibility protein LOV1 — MACVALTSLMRTLELEFLQSNPRLILKDKEHIESLCQKLGCLQTLVDESEKKAHNCEKLKDLIAKIGGVALEAEYEIEAALVEILRHHQTLDQTLRRVLHEAEQLMEMIHLDKDLQTHHQHPEESLSSSQHTSTFQNAPHLAKDLQTHQHLEKSSLPGGQSSSQLHTSKFEDTMVGQAKEFEDFKGKLLQGSDEERQVMAVVGMGGIGKTTFARRVYDDSMVKSHFDHRGWATVSHEYNYRQVLLELCHSVMLAIPNDINTKKDDELADQLQKSLKGCRYLIILDDIWTPGAWDEVQRCFPAETTRGSRILLTTREKVVAESACSSKLVYDMRFLHLHESWNLFCQKLLVKGCLNKELETIGMNIVQKCHGLPITVVVLAGHLSTNMEVDEWKSVESMLNSSVNLDLSEQFSRTLSLSYNNLPGHLKSCFLYLGAFPKDRKIEIKKVIRLWIAEGFIKEEESEKTLEELGEDYLHDLINRSLIMISGRSSSKGKVKTCKMHDLLHDLCASKAKTQKLPCPGNFNTEVFVSIDSRLLCLRMVSSSSSLHVGINKCRSILCFDMYTFPARNWWLELTSFKMLRVLDLSVIGHSTIPCDIVDVVLLRYLALPSNKLLTCIPVAKNRNLQTLVVCEDIKGTEELPHGIWDLPQLRYLEFHHQLSIYKPEVVQVNLQTMYWVHSIQCTEQVFLRIPNVKELGIIARGIGYECCLDNLNCLDKLEKLKVQGAYSPIELRPDKAFPQNLKKITFSNTLMPWRAMNIIGMLPKLEVLKLKNHGCLGKEWELNEKDGFSGLKFLLISESNLKHWETSDDVEKPFPVIEGLVLKNCFELKEMPSWIAQCMNLKTIQIEHCNASLGRSARTIEEDRREIGDESLEIFEFPTQSDEDQKNRERELEIEEDEMNSEAQSVWIGARSLCIAWVENPAYWTWITNSGHDVVKLEAVCWLDIKGTLDTKCLHIMTIYSAYLVYKLELWEQGFEDSAFASVRYLKDRKNYHKNQRCQVVLAKSCSSRWRSSRFPNCRCDGWMEIKLGDFLVSSGNEGEVEMRFWNTENMGWKSGLIVRGIEVRPKMKVG, encoded by the exons ATGGCTTGTGTTGCATTAACTTCTTTGATGCGAACATTAGAGCTTGAGTTCTTGCAATCAAATCCACGTCTGATTCTAAAAGACAAAGAACATATCGAGTCTCTCTGCCAAAAGCTTGGCTGTTTGCAAACCTTGGTTGACGAATCTGAGAAGAAAGCCCACAATTGTGAGAAGCTGAAGGATCTGATTGCAAAAATTGGAGGAGTAGCTCTGGAAGCAGAATATGAGATTGAAGCAGCGCTAGTAGAGATTCTTCGTCATCATCAGACGCTGGATCAAACCTTGAGGCGCGTACTGCATGAAGCTGAACAGCTGATGGAGATGATTCACCTTGATAAAGATTTGCAAACTCATCATCAACATCCGGAGGAGAGTCTATCATCCTCCCAACATACTTCAACATTTCAGAATGCCCCCCACCTTGCTAAAGACTTGCAAACTCATCAACATCTGGAGAAGAGTTCATTGCCTGGTGGTCAATCATCCTCCCAACTACATACTTCAAAATTTGAAGACACCATGGTAGGACAAGCCAAAGAATTCGAGGACTTTAAGGGAAAGCTCCTTCAGGGCTCGGATGAAGAACGACAAGTTATGGCCGTTGTTGGCATGGGTGGTATCGGGAAGACAACTTTTGCTAGAAGAGTTTATGATGATTCTATGgttaagtctcatttcgaccatCGTGGTTGGGCAACCGTGTCTCATGAGTACAATTACAGGCAAGTGCTCCTTGAACTTTGCCATTCCGTCATGCTAGCAATCCCCAATGACATTAATACTAAGAAAGATGATGAGCTAGCAGATCAACTGCAAAAGAGTTTAAAGGGATGCAGATATCTCATTATTTTGGATGACATATGGACCCCTGGAGCATGGGATGAAGTCCAAAGATGTTTTCCAGCTGAAACCACTAGGGGGAGTCGAATATTATTGACTACCAGAGAGAAAGTGGTAGCTGAGTCTGCTTGTTCAAGTAAGTTAGTTTATGACATGCGATTCTTACATCTCCATGAAAGTTGGAATTTATTTTGTCAAAAGCTTTTGGTAAAAGGATGTTTGAACAAAGAATTAGAAACAATTGGGATGAATATTGTTCAGAAATGTCATGGATTACCAATTACGGTTGTGGTTCTAGCAGGACATCTATCCACCAATATGGAAGTAGATGAGTGGAAGAGTGTTGAATCAATGTTAAACTCATCGGTGAATTTAGATCTCTCTGAGCAATTTTCCAGAACACTAAGTTTGAGTTACAATAACTTGCCTGGCCATTTGAAGAGCTGTTTTCTATATTTAGGAGCTTTTCCTAAAGATAGGaagattgaaattaaaaaagtgATTAGGTTATGGATTGCTGAGGGATTcataaaagaagaagagagtGAAAAGACGTTAGAAGAATTAGGTGAAGATTATTTGCATGATCTAATCAATAGAAGCCTGATTATGATAAGTGGGCGAAGCAGTAGTAAAGGAAAAGTTAAAACATGTAAGATGCATGACCTATTACATGACCTGTGTGCAAGCAAGGCTAAAACACAGAAACTTCCGTGCCCTGGAAACTTCAACACTGAAGTTTTTGTTAGTATTGACAGTCGTTTGTTATGTCTTAGAATGGTGTCATCAAGTTCTAGTTTACATGTTGGTATTAACAAATGCCGTTCCATTTTGTGTTTTGATATGTATACATTTCCGGCTCGTAATTGGTGGTTGGAGTTAACATCTTTTAAGATGTTAAGAGTGCTGGACTTAAGTGTAATTGGGCACAGTACGATACCTTGTGATATTGTGGATGTAGTTCTTTTGAGATACTTAGCTTTACCCTCAAATAAGCTTCTTACATGTATACCAGTTGCGAAAAATCGAAATCTGCAAACACTTGTTGTTTGTGAAGATATCAAGGGTACCGAAGAGCTACCTCATGGAATATGGGACTTGCCACAACTAAGGTACCTTGAGTTCCACCATCAGCTTTCAATATACAAGCCAGAAGTGGTTCAAGTAAATTTACAAACAATGTATTGGGTGCATAGCATTCAGTGCACGGAGCAAGTGTTTTTGAGGATTCCAAATGTTAAAGAGTTGGGAATAATTGCTCGAGGGATCGGATACGAGTGTTGTTTAGATAATCTAAACTGTTTGGATAAGCTGGAGAAGCTAAAAGTTCAGGGCGCCTATTCTCCTATAGAATTGCGGCCAGATAAGGCTTTTCCACAAAACCTCAAGAAGATTACCTTCTCAAATACACTTATGCCGTGGAGAGCAATGAACATCATCGGTATGTTGCCCAAGCTTGAGGTGTTAAAACTTAAGAATCATGGTTGCCTGGGAAAAGAGTGGGAGCTAAATGAAAAGGATGGCTTCAGCGGATTAAAGTTTTTGCTAATTTCTGAATCGAATTTGAAACATTGGGAGACTAGCGATGATGTTGAGAAACCTTTCCCAGTCATTGAGGGCCTAGTCTTGAAAAATTGCTTTGAGTTGAAAGAGATGCCAAGTTGGATTGCACAATGTATGAATCTGAAAACAATTCAGATTGAGCATTGCAATGCTTCCCTCGGGCGTTCTGCAAGAACGATTGAAGAAGATCGGCGTGAAATTGGAGATGAGTCATTGGAGATTTTTGAATTCCCAACTCAATCAg ACGAAGATCAGAAGAATCGTGAGAGGGAATTAGAGATTGAAGAAGATGAGATGAATAGTGAAGCGCAGAGTGTTTGGATAGGAGCAAGAAGCCTCTGTATCGCGTGGGTGGAGAATCCTGCCTATTGGACTTGGATTACCAACTCCGG ACATGATGTTGTAAAACTTGAGGCTGTATGCTGGCTCGACATCAAAGGAACATTGGACACAAAATGCCTACACATAATGACTATTTACTCTGCATACCTTGTTTACAAGCTTGAATTGTGGGAACAAGGCTTTGAAGATTCAGCATTTGCATCAGTAAGATATCTCAAGGACAGAAAAAATTATCATAAGAACCAACGTTGTCAGGTGGTTTTAGCAAAATCTTGCTCTTCTAGGTGGCGTTCTAGCAGATTTCCAAATTGTCGTTGTGATGGGTGGATGGAGATTAAGCTGGGAGACTTTTTAGTTAGCTCAGGAAATGAAGGTGAAGTTGAAATGCGGTTTTGGAATACTGAAAACATGGGTTGGAAGAGTGGTCTCATTGTTAGAGGTATTGAGGTTAGACCAAAAATGAAGGTGGGGTGA